In Juglans regia cultivar Chandler chromosome 13, Walnut 2.0, whole genome shotgun sequence, the following proteins share a genomic window:
- the LOC109018242 gene encoding glutathione S-transferase U17-like, whose product MGKSDIKLIGSWASAFTTRVRIAFNIKNVEYEHLEEVLGKKSDLLLQSNPVHKKFPVLLHDGKPLPESLIIVQYIDEVWSSGPSILPADPLDRALERFWAAYVDEKFFPSLKLVRVTQGEQLAAAVEAVGKSFEVLDGAFHQCSKGNAFFGGERVGYLDIAFGCTLAWLRALEKIVGVKLFDEVKHPALAKWMDSFCSDPAVDGLIPETDRFIEFLKLLPGAPPRH is encoded by the exons ATGGGGAAGAGTGATATCAAGCTTATTGGTTCATGGGCAAGCGCATTTACCACGAGAGTTAGGATTGCctttaacataaaaaatgttgagtatGAGCATCTCGAAGAGGTGCTCGGGAAAAAGAGTGACCTTCTTCTCCAATCCAACCCTGTCCACAAGAAATTCCCTGTTCTTCTCCACGACGGCAAGCCGCTCCCCGAGTCTCTCATCATTGTCCAATACATTGACGAGGTCTGGAGCTCTGGTCCTTCCATCCTCCCTGCCGATCCCCTGGATCGTGCTCTTGAACGATTTTGGGCTGCCTACGTTGATGAAAAG TTTTTCCCGTCCTTGAAACTCGTTAGGGTTACACAAGGAGAGCAGTTGGCAGCGGCGGTGGAAGCAGTGGGTAAAAGTTTTGAGGTGTTGGATGGAGCCTTTCACCAGTGTAGCAAAGGGAACGCTTTCTTTGGGGGAGAGCGAGTCGGGTACCTTGATATTGCCTTTGGGTGCACCTTGGCCTGGCTGAGAGCTTTGGAGAAGATCGTTGGTGTCAAGCTTTTCGACGAAGTAAAGCATCCTGCACTCGCAAAATGGATGGATAGCTTTTGCTCTGATCCCGCTGTTGACGGTCTTATTCCCGAGACTGATAGGTTTATAGAGTTCCTCAAGCTTCTGCCCGGGGCTCCACCTAGGCATTAA